The Phycodurus eques isolate BA_2022a chromosome 8, UOR_Pequ_1.1, whole genome shotgun sequence nucleotide sequence TCATCGAAATCAGGCTTCTTTCAATTGTGGGTAAAACTCCAATACGTATCAGATATCTGCCAATACGAGTGCTACGTCAAGGCGCAGATTAGCTAGACCCAGTGAAATCATAGACATATACGATTGATAACGTATATACGTTATTTCATGAGTTGTTCTGGCAGTGTAAACACAGCCGGATGTGTAACTTGAAACGTACATGGAAACAGTCAAAAAGACTTGATATAGGCATTACATCGGAATTGAGCTCtttgacctgcagtgtaaatccagccttactTACATACTGCCTCACAAAGAGTGGTACCATACCTGATATGGCTCAACTGTACcatatggtagaaaagtgactTTAGTGAGGCTATCTGATTGCAGTTGACAAAGTTATACTGACATGTACAGGATTTCCAATAATATTGGGTGAGTAATTATATGACATTCTAGATGTTAAATACCTTCATGGTGGGTGTGTGAGCCACTCGTTTATGTGCAACAGGTGGACGTGGTCTTTGATAAGATACCAGCAGTGGTTTGGGTCCTAACAGGCAGGCTACCAGCTGGTTTATTATCTGAAGAACCTGCCCAAATATTCAGAGCAACAAACTTTAGAAACAGTCATAATAGCATCATCAAAGATTTCGCTCGTGTTTAATTTGAATGCTATAAATATAACATACAGGAGGACTGCTTAACCTTTATGTTTTAACTAAAGAATTTTCCAAGTTGAATACTCTATCTTTAAGCtggaaatgacaatattttcaATACAGTAACGTCAATGTCCAAAATGATTCATACTCTCTCTCAAAACAGACACCAACGTTCTATATTTACAGTTGATTAGAGTATTATGCTTAAGGTATCATGACCCTTAGAATGGTGCAATATATCGTGTTCTGGCAAAGATTTTCACGGGCCGCATTGTAGGTATGGTTTCCCCCATAGGGCCGTTAAGACGGTTAAACCatgtaaatgtttcatcgcctcatcatagtattacaccgacacaacaaattgatggataactagttttgaaagcagaaggataatagtttgttcacctattgttcaagttactgtaaaaagggggttggtaacaaaaaaaaaatgcttgcaatagctcaacgttactatttattacatgACGATTTGAATTTTTGGTATAGATTTTAGGAAGAACCATGGAAGTTGAGGCAAAATATtcgcttttgcgggccacataaaatgatgtggtgggttTGATGTAGCCCCGGGGCTACGTACAACTGCACATTAATAAGATccattaacaaaaataatgctTACCGGTAGTTCGGCCAGAGAGGCATTTAAATAAGTCTagaatattaatttattatcCACATAAGAATTGTACTGACatgtgtttttcatattttgtccTTCTAGGGAGAAtaaattatcattttaaaaacacacaaaacaagtgTAGTTGTCCTACTCCAAAACTGCAAACTGCAATCATGATCATGCCATGGACACAATCatgttacaacaacaaaaatatgataTTGTCAAACAAAAGATATTGTTGCAAATGTTACACTATTGAGGCAGCTCTTGCCATTGAACCTCCTTGTGCTCACGACGTACCTAATGATATGAAGACTTTAGGGGGAGAGCAGTGGTCCTTTTTCACAAATTTACCAACAACAGACTTAAATGATAATTACTGAAACAACCTGTGACTGAATCATACTTGTCTTTGAGGATATGGTCAATGGGTTGGGACGGTGTGCAATCCTCTTCCTTTCTCCTGACGAGCTGGGGCTAGGTGTGCTCTGTGACGGTGTTTTGACTGAAGCAGCAAGCTGAGCACCTTGCTGCTGCGCCATCTGCATGCGCTGATAGCAAACCTCCTGAGCTGTGGGTCTTCTGTATGGCCGGACCACATTCTTTGAAGGTACATCGGtctgaaaaaaggaaaacaagttcATTCCAAAGAAACTCCCAGTTGAtgatgcaaaaaatatatagattcaATATCCTAAATAGGTTCAGGTTGGAACTGTGGCCAGATTGAGTTGAGTCACTTTTAGGTTCGTGTGTCTACTCAATTACTGTCAAATAAATCTATAAAAAAGCCACGTTACATTTGAAAGGATTGTACATTTTCCAACATAAATGAGtgaaagtagttttttttaaaataatcttatGAAAACAATGCGGTATTTTTCCATGATAAATTCagaatattatgatattaaattCAAAGTATAACAAGGGCAGAAAGTTATTTTATCAAGTTAATTtaagaaatacaactttattctcatcatATTAcgccttttattctggaaaaaatgcccttgtttttaaaaataggacTTCATTCTCACAGAAGTTCTTTGTTTCTCgcaaaaaataggactttattaCTGTAATACTATGCcttttttcctaaaaataaataaataaatatagtcATGCATAGTCATGTGATGATCATTCACAATGCTATAAGAGCTTTTAAGTGGTCCAAAGCTAAGATATGGGTGAGTACTtagtttatgtttgttttatgagTTTTAAACGATAGTTATACTAATAatttattgcaatttattttgtggCACCCCAAACTACAGCCCGCTGTTTGGGAACATCTGGCTAAAACTCTGCTGAATTTCTCTGCCCTGTGATGACGCTTGTAAAGTCACATGATTGGGAAAGAGATGGAGAATGAGGTCAACTTACATTTCCTTTGGCAACAAAGTGTGAGACTCTCTTCTTCTGACCAGGGAAGAGAGTGGTTAAAGTGCTCTCAGTGTTATCATCCTCTGAATCTCTGGAGGGctgacagcacacacacaacataaacACGTGACACCGACCGTTGGACCAAAATAATTATAAGACCAAATGTTGTAGAGGAACAACAAAGAAAAGGTAAAAGTGCTACCTGCTTAGCTTGCCTTCCCTTGTTTTCCTTCTTGACATCCTTCGATTCATTGAAGATCCGCAAACACTCCTCCATGGGATCTGTGTCGAAGTTCAACTCATCCTGGAAAATTGACAGGTCCAATGTGGCGTCTTTATCTATGCCTCTCCCCTCCGCAGCTCTATCATCGTCATCCTCAGAGGAAGACAGAGTCAGCTCTGAGGCTTTCCTCTTATTTAGTCCTCCCCTCTTCAGAGCGTCAGCACATTTCCTCACAGGTACTTCTTCCAGCTCGTCATCGCTATCATCCACCACAATCGGTTCTGCCTCCTCTGCGCTCTCGTCCCCAAAAAGGTCAGCGTGACTCAGACTCAGAGTTCTTTGTTTCTGCTCCAGGCTTTTCATGCTTTTAGGGCCGATGCCGTGTTTCGTTTTACCTTTGCTGATGGCGGAACTAACTTTGCTCGTAGCGCTGGTGCTAGTTGAGCTTCTTTTGTTAAGTTTCTTTCCATCCTTGTCTCTTTTACTAACATCCAGTTGACCGTTTTTATGTTTCCCCTCCTTCTGCTTGCTTTGCTCCTTGTCTGAAGTCTTGGACTTCCTGCTTTCTTCTGCATGGATCTCTGTGTCCTTATGTCGTTCGCTGGAGTTTGTTTTTGAATTAATCTTTCTATCACCTCTCTTGTGCTCTTTATTAACTTTATCCGTAGTCTTAACCTTAACAGTGTTCTTTCTATCATCGTTCTTCCCAtgacttttgttttccttttttgtagaGTCCTGGTGAGACTTCTTGAGTAACTCTTTCCCCTTTTCCTTGATACTTTTTCTGATAAGAGATGTTTGGCCTACTTTTGCCTTCTCAGACTTGTCaatttttactttctttttctcttgaCCGATCTTTTGCTGTAAATGTTCCCGTGTCTCTAAGTCCTCCTTATTACTCTGTGGCAGTGCTTGTAGAGTAGCCTTAGCTCTTTCTTTCCTCTCCTTCTCCACATTGTCTCCAACTTTTGTTACACTGTTGGCTTTTCTCTGCTGGAGACTACTAAGCGAAGTGGGTCTGTACTCGGTTCCAGAGCTCTCCCCGTCAGAGTCAGAGAATGTGTACTTGTTTGTGTCCACACGCTGCTGCTCTACTTTTCTCGCAAATGGGACAACGGCATCATCTGATATAGGGAGTCTATGTGTCTTTTTAACCTCCTCACTAATATTGCACATGCTGCCATCCCACTTGCGCTTTACTGCTATCCCTGCAGAGTAGTTGGAGAGTGGGTCATATTCCATGTCTGTAGATGGCCTCGAAGTATCCACAGTGTATTTACACGTTGAGGAAGATGTTGTGGTTGAGTACTTTGGACTTGGGGGAGGAGTGGGgactctttgtgtgtgtattcgAGATGGattcttttttaatgaagtgGGCACATACTCCATGCAATTGCTATTGCTTCCCCGACTGTCTGAATCCAAAGTGTACTTGCTGCAACTGGGGGTGGGGTTATATCCTCCTGACGTCATTTGATAACTGCCAGGATCATAGGCCAGGTGTTTCACTGCTGCTTGACCTTTAACACCATCAGAGGAAGACACACTTGTTCTTCCAATGGGACAATACGGTTCGTCCCCAATCCGAGACAACTTCTTCTTCTCCCTTTCCACTTCATTGCGGACCTCCTCGATAGCCTTGTTGACAATCTCCAGAGCACCGGTGATGTCTCCTGAGGGAGGTGATGTTCCATTCTGATGTTCTTGAGGCCTCACAACTTCTGGTTTGAAGGGGTCATAACCTTGTTCTGCGGGAAGACAATATAGGCACTCTTAGAATCTAACACAACAGACTAGCagaacagccatccatccatccatccattttctgagccgcttctcctcattagggtcgcgggcgtgctggagcctatcccagctatcatcgggcaggaggcggggtacaccctgaactggttgccagccaatcgcagggcacatacacacctgcgggtaatttagagtctccaattcatgcatgtttttgggatgtgggagaaaatcccacgcaggcaccgggagaacatgcaaactccacacaggtgggaccggggattgaaccctgacgctctaaccagtcggccaccgtgccgccactagcAGAACATCCACATTAATTTGTAATAGATACAactctgagattcaacttcatGGTGAACATTAGgttcactaaaaaaaaagtattcttttAAACCAGAAGCAGTGACcgacatttacaacctaaattctattttttgtttttttttggctgcactgcttccagtacgtgtatgtggatgttaagagtttttgtccaatcatatttcagcctctatgtccACCAGGAGTGCTTGACAATTtaacttaaactatattagcagTGTGACTTTTCTCTTTGATCACTCAAATTTCAAATTCGCCTCACAGGGCCAGCTAACTGGTTCACAAtaacgtcagcatttttccatcctctgagtGGTTGCTCAGAGCAAGCCAAGTccgactagcaaaacacatctgtagcgatctgcacacGTTAATAATCAGTATATTTGGtgagtataatgtattttttattgaactacTTCAGATGATTTATGTGGCACAGTTttgtgctgttatattgcgtGGTATAGTCTTGATGGTTTCTTTAATTGTGACGTAattgtggtggtattaagaggtgcaTTATGTCGGGTAATAAAAAAGTGGTTGTCCCCATTCAAGGCCCATGTGCCAAATGCGCAGCCTGTCTCTGCATAGAACAGAATGGCCGCTTTGTTATTGCAATGCAGTTTCACAACATTTCgtagaaaatgtttaaaatgtaggCTTGTGTGTCTAACATACGCTAAGATAACTATCTATTATGGACACAACTCAGTCCCTTGCCTTGCCTCATCTTTTCCAAgacaaaatgttgcaaaatgtcATTGGGTAGCAAAACCTCTGTGACACATGCACTAGTACAATACACCTTTGTGTCTTGGAAATGAATTGCATGTAACTAAAACTATCATGGCAGTGTAGCGttcaaattcatatttcacttgCATTTCGTTCGTTAACAGCTAAAAACGTAAAGAGATTCCGTAGACAAGTGTTGAGAAGTTGCTAGTGCTACGGTTCATTAGCGCTCTTCCAAACGTGTCCTCAAAGCCAAATGTTTACCCAGCAGTATCTTGGCCCTACGCCTGTCAATTTTTCaaagacgatatattttcccaaaaactataaCGATAAACGATAAGTTGTTTGCCTTGGAAATCATGAAAAACATGGCGCGtccttattatttattatgttattttttgcttttaaattttatttattttttttactctgtgatatggatcaCTGTGGTTCTGAAATAAAGTATAAACAGCTGCAAGACTAGCCtatcggtttagaagcccaaaccgaattaaaatgctccatataaacacctcaatcggaataaataGGCCGAATcggaatggaatttcattccgTTTCGCAGGGGTGGAAAATTCCTTTTGgcaaaccgatcagaagtacATTTTCGCCATGTAGATCTCATTCAGCTGTCTGCGCATGCTTCGTCTCGACCCAAACGCACGGTAACGTAATCTTTTACGCTTGGGCATGGCGTAAATATGGCGACTCCCGACGGAACTCGTatgagatcttgtttttaactaaagTTGTTTTCaatcaagcgttttttttttgtttttttttaaattttaaataaaagtataaaaacaatcccaactactgtgctgttCACGACGGCGTGTGCATGTCACACGactgttccgattaaatgtaaACACATCATGTATACACTcgatcggaatagatcacgtcacatgtaaacagttgaccagagatcttcaaccGGAATCATTtaaatcggaatgacaaaaaaaaaaaaaaaagtctccatgcaaacccggctactgtgtgcttggttggtccgctgaacacgagcccttcacctatcaattaaatatacgttgacattcgctgtagtcaactactggctaaACGTGTGCctctgaggttatgcttaataaacagttacgttcccgtgtttgtgttaattggggactagcACGCAAAACAAATCGGAGAGGCGCTGCCTTTAGCTCCTTAACTCGCTCGCTCGCAGCTGGGCTAGCGTACacaacagttaactttcccttaggtgtctctgttgttgtgtgttgcgCTGCGCTGTACACGGAGCAAAGCTGTGGAGTACtggacggagccaacaccggcaagaATGTACCAGTCCGCCGTCGTTCactgagcccactagcggctaatgacacacccgtccaactctgtcggctcactgCGTGAACCGCacgccggctcaccacaacaatgaccatTTATCAAGTCCGGAAAAACTAGCGTTGTCCATTTGatttatcgaacgataagtGGAGAAGGAAAtgatcgtgacaggcctacttGGCCCTAAACCTCAGCCGAAACGaaatattactactactactagtcaCCTTTTTGGGCGGCGTGGAGCTTTTTAGTTTCGACTGCAGCTCCGTAGGTCTGCCGTCTGTGCCTGAAGTGACAGTAGGGTCTGTTGCACCCATTGCCGCTGCCTTTGCCCTCAGTGTGTTCCGTGTAAAATGGACAGTCGAGCCCACGGAAGAAGCCGGTTGATCTCAGCATTATCCCCAGATACTCCTCTCATGCCCCCGCCAATCTCATCGGGCCGTTTCCGCTCATTCGTGGGCTATATAACAAAGCTTGAATGAGTGCTAGGACAATAACAACGTCCCTACGGCGCCATGTTGGATCGGTGGCGGAAACAAAATCTCGCGTCACCTCTCGCGTGTTTGTGTGACGTCACGTAGTGTCACGCCCTCACTGGCCGAccggaaaaaaaactacaattcGTCATGGAGGTTTTGGTGAGATCACGGAACGGAGCCTTAGCTTCAGTGTTGCAAGCCAGCAACAGTGAAGAAGCTATCATTTCAGCCCAAACCGCGTTCTTATGAAGTTTCTTTCCCTTCTATACACTTGAAGCTGAAATCTTTCATTTGAAACTCTTaggcttatttaaaaaaaaaaaaaaaaaaagatgaatttccAACAGAGTCAACAATATGGCATTTACCTAACCGAACAAACGTGTAATGTTGATGGTATATATTGGAAGAGAAAAACCAACAACAGTAAGGTTAAATAACCAACACTTGTTTCAACAAATTTATTTCACAGGAGTTGGAAGTCCTCTCCTCGTCTGGGGAAGTGTGTAGAATATTATGCGGTTACTGCAGTGACCTTTATTTTACacaactcacaaaaagttaggaatATTAATCTTTCAGGgcgaacttaaaaaaaaaaaaaaatgcctcgaCATTCTCACTGCACATGTCCAACAGTCCACCGTTTCAGTGGACACTTTTTGAACTACTTGCCGTTCTCCAATACAGAGCAGCGAATTCTATGACTTTCTGGTGACTCCTGAAGTCTCTCCAGCCGTTGACACGAAAAACTAAAGCCTCCAAATGGTGATATACTGTTGCCCAATGGTCTTAACGCAGTGTCGTGACAAAATGTGATCAGCGTGATGAAGAGCATTACTTAAATACCAATCGAACGAGGAAATGAATCAGTCAATTCACGGATGAAACAGCTGCCGGGAATTTCACAGTTCAGCGCCTTCACTGGGGAGAAGGGAGGGGGAAAagaaagtcctttgaattgacaTAACTCCACCATGTACAggagttgcacatgattaaaatgtgtcacATATTTGTTATTTCCGTAGAGGGTAAAATTACAGTTTGTCATATTTTAGTAAATTGTGCAAAttatcagttgcacatgattagaATGTGTTAAACTAGCCATTACTTTCGACGAAAAAGAGGGGGAAATTAGGTCAGTCTACAACATTAGCATGTGCAACGTACTGAAAAAGAAGTAGAAGTGTACAAACGAATTGTGCCGGTCCAGAGGACAAGTTTAAACAAAACGAATGTTATCAAATCCCCTGCATGCAATACCTACCTGCCGCTCACTTTGAAAGCTCATGCTAAACTATGTGCGGCAGTGCGGGTTTTTGTGCCTTTTCCACTCACATGGATCTAATTAGGAACACTTTAATGAGCTCATTAGCCACAGCTTCGTTGGGTGTGTCCTGTGATACACACACTTTGCCTTTTTCTGGAAAGGAGCAGACAAAATCCCATTCACCCACAAAAGTGTATTCAAAGTACATGTgctgcattttaattttatatttacgAATACCATCGGCGACTATTTCAACTCTTTATTATACTGTACTGCTGCGTAAGGCCCATCGTGCCTTCACAATATCAAGAGTGCTGTAACCGTGCGTAACCTCGACACGTCGTGTGTCGGCACGCCGCACGAGGAAACTCATAAGAGTTTAGGTGTGAAACTAAACAGGTCCGCAAGAGGGCGCTAGTCACTACAGTACAGATCCGTGACGCTCAGTCACGCCCCATGAAGGCTGTACAAAAGTCACACCGCTCTTGCATCACTTGATTCCTTCCTGCCTTCCTCGTTACATTGGCTTTGCCCGAAAACACGTACATGCAATGAGCTGGGTTTCTGAGTTACCAACTTACTTTTATCTGTTATATAACTTTTCAATAGGCAGTGTGGTAACCTTCAGATTGGACATTTGGTCTTATTTATGGTTAAAATTCAATATGATTGATACAATAAATAGGTAGTTAAGTTTCTCAACCTTGCCTTTGGAAAGATACACTTCTGTTTGTGTAATCGTGCTGCAGCTCAGTTTCGAGGTGTTTGCAATCTTCTTTTAGACTAATAATCGTGATAATTGGAAGCTTAATGTAAAGcaacattccatttttttcacacCGTCCGAGACTTATTTGCCATTAGGTGCCATATTGAACCTCCAGTGACCAGTATGAGAAAGTGTTGCATTTGTTCCCAGGCACGTGCACTGATAGTCCCCTAGTGGTACTCCAGTACCAGTGCTATTGCCCTGGATGAGAAAAGTGCCCTTTTCCTCTGGAACCCATTTGTTCTTCATTCATCAGTatttaggaaataaaaaatagcctCACTGTCATcaatttccccccaaatgtGTTTTGATATCAGACAGGTATTTATATAATCCTTGTGAGAATAGTACCACACAAACCTTTCCTTGCCCTCCGCCACTTCTCACTCATGCGGTGCTGAGCGCAGCATCCGCCGACAGGCCGAGTCGTCAGCTGCAGTTACTCAGACAGGCAGGTAATCAGACACATGAAGTGAAGAAGACAGATTGTAATCACGTGGACTCAatagccagtacttgccagaaattcctgcacctccttcaatgttgctgtggGCCTCTTGGCTGCCTCCCTGacattttttcttcccccccccccaattttggagggatgtcTCGTTCTTTGTAATGTCACTgatgtgccatattttctccacttgatgatgactgtctttACTGTGTTCCGTGGTATATTTAAAGACTGATACATTATTTTGTAGCTTTCTCCTTGACTGTTACCTCTGAACAttgagatccctctgatgctgtgatAGCTTACAGCACAAGCATGGCTTGTAAAAAATGCCAGAAAAAGCCTACAAGAATAGCAGAACTTCATTTTGGGTTAATTAGAGGCTCTTTAAATCGATGATGGCAGGTGTACGCTGACCCCTATTTATCATGAGTatcaatgtgattggttaattttgaacacagGCGCAttccagttataagagggtgtgcatatttgtgcagccacattatttcagttaatTTTTACATACCCACTCTAAAAGATTTCGTGTTTTATACCGTCGAGTTGTACACGGTATATATCACAGTAATGCTGTAAAAAAAGTTTTGAGATAAtctcatttattattatcacaaaaacctagcatttgaacagaggtgtgtagcTGTTTTACAGCCACTAAAGCGTCCCTATGTCGCCTTTGTAAATAGCTTTGTTGACTGTGTTAACAGGCACGTGCCTGCCTGCTCATTCACAGCTAATACCTTGTAACACTAAGAAGTCACAGGATATGCGCTAAGAAAAGGACTTTAATTGGGCcgaatttgaacattttcactttGGTTACCAGTGGTTCAGACATGAATGGCTGTGTTcagttattttgaggggacagtcGATTTACtctactcacttttgtgagatagtTTATGTAAACAGCATTCCAGATTTCTCTTTTTCGATAGCTTGTTTTAACCACATAAAGACAACTAATGGTAGCATTGTCTCAGCAAGCCATTTCCTacctgcaggaagtacatggcGATAGCTCTTGCAGCAGGTTTCATCAGTCTTATACATTTGGGCCCGCCTGTGGAAAATCCCACTGTGGCACTCGGCTGGCTGACGCAAAGTGGCGTCATATTTCATTGAGTGACAGGACAAGTGAGCTGGTATTTCCCTACAGCCAAGGACACGTGACATAGCTCAGTGTCTGACTGATAAGATGATTTACTGCAAAACAATCAGATGCCATGGCCTCACCTCAGCCTTGGTCAAAAgataatgaaacattttttatattttccagCCAACACCTTTAAACTTTGCAGAACTCAATAAGCACAATTATTAAGACATCacacagacatttttaaaagcattttattgccttttttgttttttagaaaaacaatacaaaattctGGAACAATGTTTTAAGTGTTGCCTTGAGTGAACTGCAATCATTCACATGGTACAGTAAAGTGCTTATCTGAaatcaaaattgttttgtactttaagGATGTATTTATTCCAAACGTCTTCCCCCAAGGGCATCAAGGTGGTGCTAAAGTCAGGCGTTGGCTCATAAGCCTCAGCTCAAGGACTGTTCTTCCACCACAGGCAGAATTGTTTACCTCACACTTAAGGACTTCGATTAGGAAGGCTTTAATCAGTGTTGCTGGATTGTAAATTATTTGCCTTTGGACTCCATTCAAATTATGGGAAGGGTTGACACTGTCCGCTTAGATTATTTCCTTAcgacaaaatgacaaacataAAAAGTGAGAGGCTTAGAATAGAACTTTCTCCCCATAAGACAGTCTTAAAACTGCCATTTcacaaaaaagtagaaatgATCATGACCAAGAACTCTTATTATACCAGTTAGGAGCTTGAGTGTGGCCCTTTGTGTGCACGCATGATTGCAAGTATCAAACTTATGCTCgaaggagacaaaaaaaaaataaaaacaaatactgaacTTTAGTAGGCTTTTTAAACCCCCCAAAAGATTGCCTTAATCATC carries:
- the rexo1 gene encoding LOW QUALITY PROTEIN: RNA exonuclease 1 homolog (The sequence of the model RefSeq protein was modified relative to this genomic sequence to represent the inferred CDS: deleted 1 base in 1 codon): MLRSTGFFRGLDCPFYTEHTEGKGSGNGCNRPYCHFRHRRQTYGAAVETKKLHAAQKEQGYDPFKPEVVRPQEHQNGTSPPSGDITGALEIVNKAIEEVRNEVEREKKKLSRIGDEPYCPIGRTSVSSSDGVKGQAAVKHLAYDPGSYQMTSGGYNPTPSCSKYTLDSDSRGSNSNCMEYVPTSLKKNPSRIHTQRVPTPPPSPKYSTTTSSSTCKYTVDTSRPSTDMEYDPLSNYSAGIAVKRKWDGSMCNISEEVKKTHRLPISDDAVVPFARKVEQQRVDTNKYTFSDSDGESSGTEYRPTSLSSLQQRKANSVTKVGDNVEKERKERAKATLQALPQSNKEDLETREHLQQKIGQEKKKVKIDKSEKAKVGQTSLIRKSIKEKGKELLKKSHQDSTKKENKSHGKNDDRKNTVKVKTTDKVNKEHKRGDRKINSKTNSSERHKDTEIHAEESRKSKTSDKEQSKQKEGKHKNGQLDVSKRDKDGKKLNKRSSTSTSATSKVSSAISKGKTKHGIGPKSMKSLEQKQRTLSLSHADLFGDESAEEAEPIVVDDSDDELEEVPVRKCADALKRGGLNKRKASELTLSSSEDDDDRAAEGRGIDKDATLDLSIFQDELNFDTDPMEECLRIFNESKDVKKENKGRQAKQPSRDSEDDNTESTLTTLFPGQKKRVSHFVAKGNTDVPSKNVVRPYRRPTAQEVCYQRMQMAQQQGAQLAASVKTPSQSTPSPSSSGERKRIAHRPNPLTISSKTSSSDNKPAGSLPVRTQTTAGILSKTTSTVAHKRVAHTPTMKSSSMKRPIIPIEFGTKIPTIIRQRYLNIFIDECIKFCPSEDVAFQMGLDEEKLVYERSNTKKIYLNVAVNTLKKLRNKSTFSFSPVIKEAALPPSRKAQSHEEVLGGRLAATTSFTVNRMGKQLEEKLNGAALYKKLKAYLMTEEQLQEHGYPRINPNAVGKAVIYNLPEKKVIMDPFTKICCRCGAEYKVNVKGNCLRKEECAFHWGRLRRQKVAGSWETMYSCCLGAVGSPGCQMAQQHVQDGRKESLDGFVTTFSKALPLDGSGGVFALDCEMCYTKQGLELTRVTVINSDLKVIYDTFVKPESKVVDFNTRFSGVTAEDLDGATITLRDVQAVLLSMFSSESILVGHSLESDLQALKLIHSSVVDTAIVFPHRLGLPYKRALRNLMADYLKRIIQDSVDGHDSSEDASACMELMIWKLKEDAKVKR